Proteins encoded by one window of Arachis ipaensis cultivar K30076 chromosome B04, Araip1.1, whole genome shotgun sequence:
- the LOC107636393 gene encoding uncharacterized protein LOC107636393 produces the protein MESDESFLVLVHSSGKIKKSKRHSVKVTDREPLSIFIRSSDTLLDLKSSILQKLGTGGTKWVKKLFYKISIAVVSTGVQYETFVLRSDEDMQVLFHCHRSFPEVRIHELFEKLEHGIDKYRPASSVGVFTSTHPSPDVRREGKPDRVENVMLEDDSDEEPADIGGDSDDEIPTNPATCQPPPSASTHEQPAHYSTLDLEAIGQPTESAPTFGGQGLHEGNSIAEFQVGQSFHSKEEVVLIVKDYSIRHGVEYRVMESDHLKYHGRCKEFEKGYTWMIRISLRARKGT, from the exons ATGGAGAGTGATGAGAGCTTTTTGGTGTTAGTGCACTCttctggaaaaataaaaaagagtaagAGGCACAGTGTGAAGGTTACAGATAGAGAACCGCTGAGTATTTTCATCAGGTCGTCTGATACACTGTTGGATCTGAAGAGCAGTATATTGCAGAAGTTGGGCACGGGTGGCACAAAGTGGGTGAAGAAGCTGTTCTACAAGATTTCTATTGCGGTTGTGTCAACCGGCGTGCAATATGAAACATTCGTGTTACGATCAGATGAAGATATGCAGGTGTTGTTTCATTGTCATCGAAGTTTCCCGGAAGTGAGGATACACGAGTTGTTTGAGAAGTTGGAACATGGGATCGATA AGTATCGGCCAGCTAGTTCAGTTGGGGTATTCACCTCAACTCATCCATCTCCAGATGTAAGACGTGAGGGGAAACCGGATCGGGTTGAAAATGTGATGCTAGAGGATGATTCCGACGAAGAGCCTGCTGACATTGGAGGGGACAGTGATGATGAAATTCCGACAAACCCAGCAACATGTCAACCACCGCCAAGTGCCAGTACACATGAGCAACCTGCACATTATTCTACCCTGGACCTGGAAGCCATCGGCCAACCAACGGAGTCAGCACCAACCTTTGGGGGTCAAGGGTTGCACGAGGGAAATTCTATAGCTGAATTTCAAGTTGGCCAATCTTTCCACAGTAAGGAGGAAGTTGTGCTTATTGTAAAGGATTACAGCATTCGGCACGGTGTTGAGTACAGAGTGATGGAGTCGGATCATCTTAAGTACCATGGGAGGTGCAAGGAGTTCGAGAAGGGTTACACGTGGATGATTCGCATCAGCCTTCGAGCGCGGAAGGGAACCTGA
- the LOC107636392 gene encoding uncharacterized protein LOC107636392, translated as MEGTVALLKTSPVRVGDDVDDSTVYFHHLFWTFPPCIEAFRHCKPLVSIDGTHLYGNLVEGENAESWSFFLTNLRQHVTPQQGILVISDRHNGIKTALENPNSGWLPPHAYRAFCIWHVAANFVLSFKGTDAKRSLVNAAYAKTEADFHYWFDIMRTKNPAMCDWANRIEYNKWTQHQDGGRRFGHMTTNISECVNSVLKGTRNLLVTALVKSTYGRLAELFVIRGQTAEAQLAIDAKFCQSFMKAMERNLRDSRCFTVTLFDSHQSEYTVAETTPTGSFSLGTYRVSLQDRTCDCGYFQALHYPCCHAIACCAQSRLDWSIYVDEVYTMQKVFRVYQMSFVPPIPEGLWPPYDGPIVIPDPSLRRCCDERLRSTRIRNNMDEADPNQPK; from the exons ATGGAGGGGACGGTAGCCTTGTTGAAGACGTCTCCGGTTCGAGTCGGCGATGACGTGGATGACTCAACTGTGTACTTTCATCATCTTTTCTGGACGTTTCCTCCTTGTATTGAAGCTTTCCGACATTGCAAGCCATTGGTCAGCATAGACGGTACtcatctgtatggcaa CCTCGTGGAAGGGGAAAATGCCGAGTCGTGGTCTTTCTTCCTGACCAACCTGCGCCAACATGTGACTCCGCAACAGGGGATACTGGTCATCTCAGATAGGCACAATGGCATCAAGACTGCACTAGAGAACCCTAACAGTGGGTGGTTACCCCCTCATGCGTACCGAGCATTTTGTATTTGGCATGTTGCAGCTAACTTCGTACTCAGTTTCAAGGGCACGGATGCAAAGCGCTCGCTTGTGAACGCTGCTTATGCGAAGACTGAGGCAGATTTTCACTATTGGTTTGATATAATGCGGACTAAGAATCCGGCAATGTGTGATTGGGCAAACAGAATAGAATACAATAAGTGGACTCAGCACCAGGATGGTGGTAGACgattcggtcacatgacgaccAATATATCTGAGTGTGTTAATTCTGTTCTGAAGGGTACACGAAATCTTCTGGTTACCGCCCTTGTGAAGTCCACATATGGTCGGCTAGCGGAGTTGTTTGTGATTCGTGGTCAGACGGCAGAGGCTCAGTTGGCCATCGATGCCAAGTTTTGCCAGTCTTTTATGAAGGCGATGGAGCGTAACTTGAGAGACTCTAGGTGCTTCACTGTCACCCTGTTCGATAGCCACCAGTCTGAGTACACCGTTGCCGAGACGACACCGACCGGGAGCTTTTCACTTGGGACGTACCGAGTTTCCCTTCAGGATCGTACATGCGACTGTGGATACTTTCAGGCTCTCCATTATCCATGTTGCCATGCGATTGCATGTTGTGCCCAGTCACGGCTTGATTGGTCTATCTATGTCGACGAAGTCTACACCATGCAAAAGGTGTTCAGGGTGTACCAGATGAGTTTTGTGCCGCCAATACCAGAGGGACTTTGGCCACCTTATGACGGTCCGATCGTTATTCCGGATCCTAGCTTGAGGCGTTGTTGTGATGAGCGACTGAGGTCTACTAGAATCCGGAACAACATGGATGAGGCCGACCCTAACCAACCGAAGTGA